The nucleotide sequence GGCAGGCGCAGCTTGTTCACACCGACGAGAGCGCGCAGCTTCGGCCACGAGATGGCGCGGCCGCCCGGGACGAGCGCGAAGAGGTACGTGTCGTCCGCGCGCTTGACGACGAGCGTCTTCACGATGCCGGACGGCGGGATGCCGAGGATCTCGGCGGCCTCGACGAGGCTACGCGCCGGCGGCCGCTCACGGATCTCGATGTCGAGACCGCGGGCGGCCGCAGCGTCCCTCACCCGCGCGTGCGGGTCGGGAGTGGTCACGCGTCGGGAGCCGACAGCGGGTCGTCGGCGACCCAGAGCTCGTCGTCGGCCCGGAGCGCCTGCCATGCGGCGTAGAGCACACCGACCGCCGCAGCGGCACCCAGGAC is from Microbacterium sp. BLY and encodes:
- a CDS encoding YbaK/EbsC family protein, with product MTTPDPHARVRDAAAARGLDIEIRERPPARSLVEAAEILGIPPSGIVKTLVVKRADDTYLFALVPGGRAISWPKLRALVGVNKLRLPEPELALAATGYERGTIVPIGSTTDWPVYADASIVGQRVAMGAGTHGYSLFVDADDLIAAYDATVADISVPEER